The DNA window GTATGTTTTGAAAATATAAAGGAGTTAGTTGAACATTCACTAAATCATAGAGATTTTTGGTATAAGGGGTAAAACGGACATACCAAGCCATAATTGGTATTAAATATTAGTTTTTACTAGCACAATATGCAAGAGACGTGCTTACTCATAAACATGATTAGTTTTgacattttccatccaaattaTAGAATACTTTAAGCGATCACATGCTAGATTGTAGGTTTCTAAATTATAGGTAGGTAAGTTAAATGTTTGCCAAACCACAAgggaatttttggtatttagtcaATTATATTGCTACAAACTACTAGAAAGTTATGCTAACCATTCCCACCTAAGCGATTTCATAAAGattaaaaaactaaaataataagAATTATTCTTGTAAACGTCCCTTTTTTGCCctacttttgtttgatttaaaGCAATACCAAGAAAGTTTTGGTTCAGTTCCTAAATAGAATTCCAAAACcatttccaaataaattttagCCAAATTAGATCCATTCCACAGGGATCGAacatcaaataattttttttttaaaaaaactagtATCATTATTACTTAACCTCCCAAAGCGGTGTTTGTCGCGTTGGGAAGAATCTGCAACGCCTTCCTCTGGGACCACTCCACAACGGAAAAGAGGGTGCACTGGGCAGCCTGGGAGAGAGTTTGCACTCCAGAGGAGGAAGAGGGATTGGGCTTCTGCTCTTTTGAGGATAGGATGAGGGCCTTTTCGTGCAAGCTATGGTGGAAGCTACGGAGAAAGGATTCTGCCTGGGCAGAGTTTATGCACTGCAAATATGTGAAGGGGGTTCACCCGGTCATTGCTAGGGTCGACCGGCCGCCGGCGTCGTGGCGGCGTTTGCTTGAAATTCGCGAGTTTGCGGAGAAAAGGATCCGCTGGTGTTTGGGTGAAGGCTTGGTTGATTTTTGGCAGGATCGTTGGTGCACGGAGGTACCACTGGCCCAACTCCTGGGGGGGTCggtgacgggtattttacatacgtgcaagttaaaaaatcgaattacacccgttcactgcaagtatacaggtcaactagtagtttagggtatatatcgggtcgatcccacagggaagagtgaacaattaccggtattactaaaacttctctattatttagactatcaatgaattataacaagtaaAACCTACTGACTTAtgaaagaaaataacaaatgaaagctccttaggttgtggtatccctaactactcatgcaagtgctatttttggatcattgaatactacatctaagctagttatggtgtaatttccttatgcatttgaatcctactttcgtagtgaatcaattatacttataactattcatacctattctcatggttatgaaattagttacaagttcatttcttcagtgaaattacatgaaattaatcaccaaaaaccacataggtgcacctctactttcgtgagtgtactccccaTGTCTAGCACttattgaactaatgttaaatctcaattttcattgcagaaataacaccttaaataatcacaatcaatggtaccatattaatcatgatttaaagagttaaagtgctaaataacttgctcaaatcatagcagtcaaatagccaaataataagcactaacaatcatagaaaattcaaccaaacccaaggcatagactttagaaacaaataataaacataaattccagaacttgcataaTAACCATagttaagaatccaatacaaaagataaagaattggagtagagataacccatgtcacttgagcttcaactcctccttcttcatctccatcttcatcctaatctagctatTATACCAGAATGGATtaactacacttactacactatcctacactaaggaaatggaagagctacatttctgctcTTCCAAGCTTCTCACCTATGATCCCTTGAATTgtgaggggtatttataggtGTTTGGATGAGTTTAAGACAAAACTTAAATTATCATCCATGACCTCATTGCTTGATTATTGTCAAGAATCTCCAAAATCGCAGCTGCAAATTCAACTAAAATACAcaaaaagttttcaagaaaagttgcaCATGTATCAAAGTCAGGATTtgctgctggaatttctttTTGACAGATTGCATGAATTATTTCTCCATGAAAACGGCAGAATCTGCTCTTGTGCTAGTCTTGAAAGTCGTACCTCGTTGAATTATCTTTCCAtagcatcaagaatcatcccatttGGACTtttgtaggctgagatatggtcaaaataccatcctctggtcaaacccctgtttcaatttccgaccacagaatgcagcttctgtatttcgacATTTTGTCTATGAAAACAGCAGaattggatttcgatgtcttcataccaattgtaggtctctttcttagctttaaaatggtataaagatcacctcaatctgatCAATGTAACTCCAGATATAGtcgaaatactgaagagtgtcaaaactgtcttgacTTGCATTTCCTTACCtaaacgtttttcacttcatttttcttttaccactttgaattcatcaccaaatctctatttttcactTCAATTGGCATCCTTTGGTggttgaatcatcattcctgcataaaaatgaattttttactattaaaatcaatATAAATGCAATATTAGccacttttaccaaaaccttagttattttaattataaaactaaataatctagccaaaattaactaataaaacacacttaaaaatacgtacaataaactcttatcaaatacccccacacttgaatcattgcttgtcctcaagcaataagaaatacaaaccaacaatgatccaaaatttgaaaataaacatatgtagcatttcaacttcatttcctcaaaacaaagtaaataactattatgcaatttttcaattaagttcaagtactcataatatcaagtaaaggagagccaattataccgtaattataacaagtttaattcaatttctcattcttacttaatttcatacgcaagtaactcatatggtcaataatatgcttcctaaactcgtgatcttttttattcaaatttaaaaagggatttatttatataatatagctaaatattacttaagttgtgaaagtatctttttacgcgaggatcgacatttttagatgaagatcaccggttactcaacacttcacatactcaagttgctttgcatactcttaattcaagtaccgttttacgcgaaagtcgacatttttagatgaagacacccggttactaagtacaagaatcattggagtagaacaaatcttattctatttttgtctttttcttttttttcttcattttctcttttttttttgttttttttttaatagcaaagagaataataattttctaaaaaaataatcatgagaagagtattgcacttattgaccatatttatcacttaactatataaaatcaagtaaagaaaagaaatttcattaaatatgcaaaaaaaaataggtATAATTTTCTCTACTTCACAAGATAtattttcctacaaatgcaaaaattataataacataatagtcatttccaagttaaatgagaaaagaagtttccaaatcacatatatttatctcaaatgtagaaggaatttgaactactaatggtatggaacttgttaccccttggataaaatcgaaaaaatttgaaactgtttttttttttgggcaagtttgcaattttggacaagattgtagaaaaattttgaattctaacacaagtccaatatttgcaactaataagtcaatcgcatacaatgtatataatctcaattctccccccacacttaacatacacattgtcctcaatgtgtaaaaaggaaaatcaagataaagaaaagtaatactcccctatgatgtgattgaatatgaagcttcaaggtacgtTGTTCACCTGTCTTCATCGCTTCATGAATTCCatttgataaccattagtgatataaacctaaaaatggaaaatgaaaaacaaaagtaataacaaaggcttaagaaaacaaaatggggatccgtaacttcaagcccttgttttcgtgatgtacctataaaaaatacacaataagcaactcaaggtacaagaaaatatatgaggaaaagaataaaaagagaatcaaggaagctgcattttcGCTCAGAAAACgtgactcatcaaaacgcgccaccaagccgcgttttgtgaagtcgcgtttcttcacatatcttgcaggatcgaaaacgcggctatgcttaaaaacgcgacttgaagtcgcatatttgaagtcgcgttttaattttttgatcaggctggaaaacgcgacttggtagaacacgcgacttcctgtcgcgttttgaggcgcgttttcttcaatATTGGCGCAgattatggaaaacgcgattctaaggcgcgttttcagcccaaatgcgttttcttctgcgaaatttttgcagaaagccaactttgaaaaattacaaatgataccccaatcactcaaaatgcatcataaatcatttgtttgtaaaatttatcaatgtgcacacatgtaaaacattaaGAACATGCATTTTAGTCCCTTTTAACggatcaaaaacaacaattactcaaatcgaggggttgagttccttgatcaaatttcgccttgttcacctcatttggtcacttttgcttccatttccaatacctacaaatgaaaaataacaaaataactcaaacatatactttaaacataaaatcaccccaaaataacataaacttaaacaaacattgggttgcctcccaataagcgcttctttatagtcaatagcttgactatttcacctcattttttcaaggaggctttgttagcgaataatccaccattttaggccgtggtggatcattaaaaggtggcttTATCGCGAAAGCCACAtaatctaatgatgtgagaaatggaagtggcttacctattccaagtgtttcataaatattaccttgaatatgcaccacttgagaacttaccaatgggaatgccatgagagtatcttgggcagcaatacccttagaacctacactttcaatgcactcctcaagaggggtgaaaaatgagtcattaaaactcacctcttgagcctcaaagttagttccaaagatattatcttgtgaaatggacatttgctcattgaaacacaattgagattcatcattttcatcaacatgcaatccattttcacatacaacattcttaccattcatgctaggatcattttgcaatttattagaagaaataacctcacacaatgcattcaattgctcatttattctgccaaagtgagaagttaattcatctattctttcctcaatcctatcaaaacggttggaagttgcattagctaatttttctaaagctaactcccaagatggcttagaatcattagctaccatttcaattgccaactcccaagatggttttgattcatattggacacattcaggttggtaatcataaaaatatgaagaattactataagtacattgattagtccaaccataagcaggagaattgctcaaattagcactatatcgatcaaaacaaggattgtaatgctctaattcatcataataatccatattttgtgcttgtctacatgtattagaagcatgataatctccacacaagtcacaaatcacatgataagaattaaaaacatttgcATTCCTCCTTTGTTCAATTTCCTGCACAAttttgtccatttgaacttgtagcatcataacatcaaagttagcctttaagcaccttatacCATCTTCAAAaaacataccttcagtaatttcttggttacctctgttgaaggagctttgcactaggtaaccatccattgccaatctttcatttctcaagctttgtcctcccaGTTCACCTACCCTACCTCATTatttaaaattacttttaaacaatctcaaaagtaagattagttaagaaggatagattccaagacacaaactaaaacagaaaaaaaataataataataataataataaaagttgactaaaaaaaaaatgacacataaaacacacaagatacaacaaaaataacaaaaataagaaaaattgtctaaattaataaagttgctcttcacaccgatattgccaaatcttccccggcaacggcgccaaaaacttgacgggtattttacatacgtgcaagttaaaaaatcgaattacacccgttcactgcaagtatacaggtcaactagtagtttagggtatatatcgggtcgatcccacagggaagagtgaacaattaccggtattactaaaacttctctattatttagactatcaatgaattataacaagtaaAACCTACTGACTTAtgaaagaaaataacaaatgaaagctccttaggttgtggtatccctaactactcatgcaagtgctatttttggatcattgaatactacatctaagctagttatggtgtaatttccttatgcatttgaatcctactttcgtagtgaatcaattatacttataactattcatacctattctcatggttatgaaattagttacaagttcatttcttcagtgaaattacatgaaattaatcaccaaaaaccacataggtgcacctctactttcgtgagtgtactccccaTGTCTAGCACttattgaactaatgttaaatctcaattttcattgcagaaataacaccttaaataatcacaatcaatggtaccatattaatcatgatttaaagagttaaagtgctaaataacttgctcaaatcatagcagtcaaaatagccaaataataagcactaacaatcatagaaaattcaaccaaacccaaggcatagactttagaaacaaataataaacaTAAATCCCAGAACTTGCATAATAACCATagttaagaatccaatacaaaagataaagaattggagtagagataacccatgtcacttgagcttcaactcctccttcttcatctccatcttcatcctaatctagctatTATACCAGAATGGATtaactacacttactacactatcctacactaaggaaatggaagagctacatttctgctcTTCCAAGCTTCTCACCTATGATCCCTTGAATTgtgaggggtatttataggtGTTTGGATGAGTTTAAGACAAAACTTAAATTATCATCCATGACCTCATTGCTTGATTATTGTCAAGAATCTCCAAAAATCGCAGCTGCAAATTCAACTAAAATACAcaaaaagttttcaagaaaagttgcaCATGTATCAAAGTCAGGATTtgctgctggaatttctttTTGACAGATTGCATGAATTATTTCTCCATGAAAACGGCAGAATCTGCTCTTGTGCTAGTCTTGAAAGTCGTACCTCTTTGAATTATCTTTCCAtagcatcaagaatcatcccatttGGACTtttgtaggctgagatatggtcaaaataccatcCTCTGGTCAAACCCCTGTTTCAATTttcgaccacagaatgcagcttctgtatttcgacATTTTGTCTATGAAAACAGCAGaattggatttcgatgtcttcataccaattgtaggtctctttcttagctttaaaatggtataaagatcacctcaatctgatCAATGTAACTCCAGATATAGtcgaaatactgaagagtgtcaaaactgtcttgacTTGCATTTCCTTACCtaaacgtttttcacttcatttttctttttaccactttgaattcatcaccaaatctctatttttcactTCAATTGGCATCCTTTGGTggttgaatcatcattcctgcataaaaatgaattttttactattaaaatcaatATAAATGCAATATTAGccacttttaccaaaaccttagttattttaattataaaactaaataatctagccaaaattaactaataaaacacacttaaaaatacgtacaataaactcttatcagtcGGATTTGCCGTGTGTGCTCGTTGGTGAGCTCTATTTGCAGAACGGTTGGGATGTGGCACGTCTTCGGCAATGGCTGCCGGAGCCGCTGGTGTCGATGATTTTGGAGCTGCAAATCTTCCCAGCGGAGAGGGATCAATTGGTTTGGAAGGGGTCACCCTCTGGAGAGTTTTCGGTATCAACGGCTTGGGAGGAGCTCCGGCATAAGAGGAATGGGTCACTGTTGTGCAAGTTCATTTGGAGTTCTGCTCTCCCAAAAAAACTCTCTTTCTTCGTCTGGCGTTTGGTAAAAAATTGGGTTCCTTTGGATGACCAACTGCAGCGAAAAGGTGTTCTTCTAGGGTCCAGGTGCTCTTGCTGTGAAAGGGCTCGGAAACAGTGGGGCATCTATTTGGATCGGGACCAGTGGCATCAGTTGTCTGGGGGCATTTTGGCAAACAATTTGGTGTTATGCAGAGGGGGTTCCACGCGGTTCCCTCGCTGCTATTGTCATGGTTCTTATCTCACCAGTTGGTGACAGCGAATCATATACGGGTGATCGTTCCTGTGGCGTCCCTGTGGTTTATCTGGCGAGCTAGGAATCATGCGCGCTTCGAGAGATCGCGAATGAGCGCGGAGCGTATTATTGGGCAGGTGGGAAACCTCATTGAGCAATTGGGGGACGCGCAGAAATTAGGGCGCGCATTTCGGGGAGACGGGGATTGTGTCTGGGCTAAAGGAAGGCAGGTGGTAGCAGGGCGGAGGCCGTCGCTGGTGGCATGGGTCAAACCCCCTACGCAGTATCTGAAACTGAACACGAATGCCAGTGTCACTTCAGCGGGGGCTTTCGGAGGAGGCGTGGTCCGGTCCAGCGAAGGGAAGGTGATCTTTGCCTTCTACAAGGAGTTTGGGGAggtgagtgtggtacatgcggAGGCGCTTGCTCTACTCGCGGGTCTCAACTACTGCCAGGAAAGGCACTTCACAGGGGTAAGGGCAGAGAGCGATTCGGATACGCTCGTTCGAATGATCTCCTCGGGGGCTTTGGCAAACTGGCCACTATGCAATGTGCTGCGGAAGCTACGGTGTCTACTAGCAAACCTGGGGGCAACGGTTAGTCATGTTTATCGCGAGGCGAATATGGTTGCTGATGCAATGGCTTCGGCTCAATTGGGACACGAAGTGGTGTACAACGGGGAAGAAGCGATGCCACGTAGGATTAAAGCTCTTCTGAGATTAGATAGGCTAGCAGTTCCTTATGTTAGGCATTAAATGGTGTGAACAAAGCCTTGTATTCTTCGGCGTTCGttctttttgaataaataaattttgattaaaaaataataataataaaataatcagTAACAACGTATGGACTAATTGTCTATCTGCAGCCTGCAGGGTACATTAAATTGTGATACTTTTATGTGCAtggtattttttcttttctttttgaaaggCAAACCTCGTATATAGGGGAGAAATTTCCGAATTTTATTGATATAAGAAAACAATATAAGGAGGGGACAAAAACCTAACTTCGTGCTTATTACAAGAAAAAAGAttttaagaacatctaaaattAGGAAAACATAACTGCTTATTACGTGCATATATAAAGtatttttccttaaaaatgGATGTCCAACTTTTAAAGTTGCAAGAACTGGTGGACACACATGGAATTAACAAACCTTGTATTCCATATTTGCGTAGATAGAAGTATCTGAATATAATTTCCCTATGTCAGTTTTTCTCCACGAAGAAAGATGAATGTGAAAACTCGATTGCTGCGGATGACATTTATGATTGGCATAATTGAATTAGACTTCGAGGTTAAAATTATTCGAGTTTTTAACACTTGAACACGAGattgaacatcaaattttgGATATTTTACATCCTAAACTCTCAAGCTTGATCAAT is part of the Coffea eugenioides isolate CCC68of chromosome 6, Ceug_1.0, whole genome shotgun sequence genome and encodes:
- the LOC113774173 gene encoding uncharacterized protein LOC113774173, with translation MSAERIIGQVGNLIEQLGDAQKLGRAFRGDGDCVWAKGRQVVAGRRPSLVAWVKPPTQYLKLNTNASVTSAGAFGGGVVRSSEGKVIFAFYKEFGEVSVVHAEALALLAGLNYCQERHFTGVRAESDSDTLVRMISSGALANWPLCNVLRKLRCLLANLGATVSHVYREANMVADAMASAQLGHEVVYNGEEAMPRRIKALLRLDRLAVPYVRH